The DNA window ATGTCTTTTATGGTAAGTATAGTTTGGTGGTAGTCTTCCTCTTCTTGCTTGCCCTCGCAAGGGCCAAGACAATTACCAATATGATATTCCAGGCATACCTTAAATTTATTTTTTGCAATGTTTTCTTTCGTCAGGTTGAGGTTGCACGTGCGAAGCTTAAATAATTCCTTTATCAAATCAAGCATTACATGCATCATCCTTACCGAGGCATAAGGACCAAGGTAAGTGCTGCCATCATTTATTTTTTTGCGTGTGTAAAACACACGCGGAAAAGGCTCCCTTTTAATTATTATCCAGGGGTAAGTCTTATCATCCTTTAAGTTTACATTGTATCGGGGCTGATGTTTTTTATCAGATTATTTTCGAGAAGCAAGGCATCGTATTCAGTACCGGTGAGTATATACTTTATATCGTATATCTGCTTCACCATTACCTGCGTTTTGGCGTTTTCGTAAATATTTTTGTTGAAATAACTGGAAACACGTTTTTTTAAGCTCTTAGCCTTGCCAACATAAATGAGCAACCCTCCTTCATTGTAATACTGATACACACCTGGATTATCGGGTAGCGATTGTAACAACTGATTAATATGATCGGTGCGAGTTTTCAAGTACAAGAATAAATAATGATACCATGCAAATTAATAGAATTCCTGCCGTAAGTAAAATTCCAATTAAAATCAGCAGAGAAATAGGTTGAGATAATGGTTTGTACATCAAATGGAATAGCCTGCAAACAATCAACTTCCTGTTAGAAAACTTTAAATCCAATTACATCTCTAACAAAGCGGATAGTTTCATCAGCACTTGCAGCAGCCTTTTCTTTTCCAAGCTTTACAACACTACGTATATAGTCATGGTTACTTTCAATATCGGCAATACGCTCACGTATCGGAGCCAGAAAAACGGTCATATCTTCGGCAATCTGCTTTTTCATATCGCCATAGCGAATGCTGCAACTATTATACGCATCATTATAGAAAGCAATGGTATCTGCTGACGATACCAGTTCCATCAAAGCAAAAATATTTCTAATAGGCTCAGGCTTTTCCTGATTTGGTTCAGTAGGGCCGCTGTCGGTTACAGCTCGTTTCATTTTCTTCAAAATAATTTCTGGAGTATCACGCAGGTATAGCGCGTTGCCCTCGCCTTCGCTTTTACCCATTTTGCCCGAACCATCAAGGCCCGGAACTTTTACTAACTGCGTTCCAAAATTATAGGCCACCGGTTCGGGAAAGTAGTCAACCTCATACATCCTGTTAAAGCGATTGCCAAACGTGCGTGTCATTTCTAAATGCTGCTCTTGATCTTTACCCACCGGTACATAGTTGGCACGATGTAATAATATATCAGCGGCCATCAGCGTGGGATAGGTAAGTAAACCGGCATTTACATTATCGGGCTGCTTACGAATTTTTTCTTTAAATGATGTACAGCGCTCCAGCTCTCCTACATAAGCGTTCATATTCAGCAACAAGTACAACTCCGTTGTTTGCGGCAAATCGCTCTGCACATACAGCGTACACTTTTCCGGATCAATACCACAAGCAAGATATTCAACCAATACCGTACGCACACTTTTGTGCAAATCTTCGGGATGCGGGTGCGTAGTAAGCGAATGATAATCTGCTACAAAAAAATAGCATTCATGCGAGTCCTGCATCTTAATAAAATTCTTAATCGCCCCGAAGTAATTTCCCAAATGTAGATTCCCCGTGCTGCGTATCCCGCTTACAACTTTTTCCATAATGGCGCAAAAGTAACGAAAGCTATCACTAGTTCATAAACCATTATACAATGTTCCAGAGATAAAATAGATATATCTGTTACCAGCATTTTCTTGCAGTTATAGCGCACCTGCTTAACCTACTTAAGCCTCTTTGCATTTTTATCATCCATCAACTACACAACAAAAAATCCCGTACATTCGCTGCACATAAAAAAAATACCATGGCAAAAAAGAATTCTGCTGGCATTGATTTAGGATTCAATAGCGGATGGCAATATGCACCCGCACCAGAGTCGCCCGATCATATACGCTTACAACAGCGCTACCAATTATTTATTAATGGAAAATTTGTTGCTCCTGCCGAAGGCAAATATTTCGATACCATCAATCCTGCCACCGAAAGCAAAATTGCAAGCATTGCACTTGCCGGTGAAAAAGATGTACATGCAGCGGTGCTGGCAGCACGTGCCGCACACAATAAATATTGGAGCAAGATGCCTGGTGCCGAGCGCGGTAAATATATTTACCGCATAGCACGCATGATTCAAGAACGTGCCCGCGAACTTTCGATAATCGAAAGCATGGATGGAGGCAAGGCCATACGCGAATCACGCGATGTGGATGTGCCTCTGGCAGCTGCACACTTCTTTTACTATGCCGGTTGGGCCGACAAACTTAACTATGCCTTCCCGGGCAAGCAGCCTTCTGCCTTAGGAGTAGCAGGACAAATCATTCCCTGGAATTTCCCCTTACTCATGGCCGCCTGGAAAATTGCACCCGCACTTGCCTGTGGCAATACCGTAGTACTAAAACCTGCCGAAACCACATCGCTCACCGCTCTTAAACTTGCCGAAATTATTCAGGACTGCGACCTACCACCCGGTGTGGTAAACTTTGTAACTGGCGCAGGCGCAACCGGTGCAGCACTTGTAAATCATCCCGACATAAATAAAATTGCATTTACCGGCAGTACCGATGTTGGAAAAATTATACAACGCAGCCTTGCAGGCACAGGCAAAAAATATACACTCGAGCTGGGAGGCAAAGCAGCAAATATTGTTTTTGAAGATGCTGCCATCGATCAGGCTGTTGAAGGCATCATTAATGGAATATTCTTCAATCAGGGGCACGTATGTTGTGCAGGCTCGCGCTTATTGGTACAAGAGAGCATTAAGGATGTACTTATCAAAAAACTAAAACGCAGATTAGATACCCTCATCATTGGCAACCCACTTGATAAAAATACCGATATAGGCGCTATCAATAGCAAAGAGCAATTAAACAAAATAAAGTCCTATGTCAACATAGGAATTAACGAAGGAGGTACGTGCTATCAGCCATCATGCAGCATACCCGGCAAAGGCTACTTCTTCCGCCCGACATTATTCAGCGATGTGGCACAGTCTTCACGCATTGTGCAAGACGAAATATTTGGCCCGGTACTCGCCATACAAACCTTCCGCACTCCCGAAGAAGCTATTGATAAGGCAAACAACACACCCTACGGACTAAGTGGAGGTGTATGGACCGACAAAGGAGCCAAGATATTTAAGGTTACATCTAAAATGCGTGCAGGCGTTATTTGGGCCAACACATACAACAAATTCGACCCCACCTCGCCCTTTGGCGGATACAAAGAAAGTGGTGTAGGACGCGAAGGCGGTTTGCATGGCCTCGATGCATATCTTTATTAGGAAAAAAGATAAAGTACTTAATGCTTATCAAAAGCCTCAATCATATTAGCGTCTCCTGATTATTTCGATCAAAAATGGATAGGGCGCAACCCAGCAATAAGTAATCAGCAACTGCTTAACCGGCAGTTTTTGCTTACTTATTGCCGGGTCGGGCTATTATGGGCTCCGCTGCGCTCCGGCTTTTTGTTTTTTCTTTAGCATGCACTTTTATTTTGAGCAAAAGGAAAAAAAACAAAAAGAGCTAAACCCTCCATATCCCTTGCGCATCCCACATCAAAAAATGTAACTATAAGTATAAACGTTCTCCAAATTTGTTGCAGTATTCAAGCACGGGCGGCAGCAAAGCTGCCGCCCGTGCATTTGGCGTAGTCTCCGACTACGTCTTTCTGTAATTCAATCCTTCGCTCGTCCGCATTTGCAATGCGTAAATACCCGCGTTTAGCGTAGTCTCCGACTACGCCTTTCAGTAATACAATCTCCGATTGTGTTATACAAATTAATTTCTCGGTTTCGCTTTATCCTTTGATAGCCTTGACTCTTTTTTTTACCAATTATATAAATCAGAGATTTATTTACAATGTGGCTTATTCAGTGACTAAGCTAAACGGAGAATAGCAGTTTTTTCACAGTTGCGTGAAGATTCCAATTCAACATTGTTAACTATGCCACTTTCAAATTGAATAAAAAATCACATCACTCTGATTGCCAATAGTATAATATTTATTACACGAGGGGTATTAACTTCAATTGTTTATTGTTGCCTTTAAAAGAATGCACCAAACTCCATGGCAGAATTTGGTGCGGATTTAAATTCCAAATCCGGGTACTAAGTTCAAGTTGCTAAAGCCTGTTTTACATTACGTTTGCAAATTATAATTCAACTGAATAGTGCAAAAAAAATTCTATATTTCGTCCCCCTAGATTTCTTAAAATAGTAATTAATAAAGTAATAAAGTTGTCTCAAAAATAAATTATAAAATTTTATAGATATGATCAAAGTTTTTTCTTTCAAATGCATGTTGGCATTCACAATGGCGATGCTGTTTTTTTTAACAATCAGTGCGCAAAATAAAATTGCAATTGTTGATGCGCAACTTGCTACTGACCGGGGCAAAAATGGTTGGGCGAAAAGCGATATCGAAAACTATATTGTGTCGGACGATTACACCGATTCGCAAACTGGATTGCGGTATATTTATACGCAGCAATCTCATAAAGGCATTCCACTGTACAATGCCATTAGTGTTTTTGTAGCAAAAAATAACACGTTGTTGTATTCGCAACCTACTATCGTTGGTGATTTGGCAAGCAAAGTAAATGCCGACTTACCGGCTGTAACCCCTGAAGCTGCAATAGGATATGCGCTTATTAACATTGGAAGCAAGAATTTTGCAACCGTAAAACTTATAAATATTGATTCGCTCAATAATACTTACACGTATATATCGCCAGCTATTTCGGCCAGCCCAATAAAAGTAAAATTGGTTTATCGAATGATGGACAGTGGTGTTTTTCTTGCATGGGATGTTAGCATCGAACTTATAAATGAACCACATTATTGGGATGTGAGGGTAGACGCTTTAACAGGAGATTTTCTGGATAAAAATGATTGGACAGTAAGTTGTAATTTCGATGACCCAAATCATCATCAACATAATAATACCGAAAGTATTTGCAATGATAACATAAACACGTTACCTGCACCGCTTCCGTTACCCGCACCACCGCCACCTTTAGGTGAGTATAACGTTTATCCTTTTCCGATTGAAGCTCCTTCGTTTGGCGGACGCACCAACTTAATTAATCCCGAGGATTTAACAGCTTCTCCTTTTGGATGGCATGATGACAATGGTGTTACAGGCAATGAATACACCATAACCCGTGGTAATAATGTTCATGCTTATGAAGATGCAAACAATGATAACCTGCCCGGGTATTCGCCAAACAGCGCAACTTTACAATTTAATTATCCGGTTGATCTTACGCAGGCACCTCTGGTTAATCAGGATGCTTCTATAACCAATTTGTTCTATTTAAATAACAGAATTCATGATGTATTGCACTATGCCGGATTTACAGCACCTGCCGGAAATTTTCAGCAAAACAATTATGGTAATGGCGGATTAGGCAATGATTATGTGCAGGCTGAAGCCTTTGATGGAGGCGGTACCAACAATGCAAACTTTGGAACACCGGCCGATGGCTCAAGACCAAGAATGCAAATGTATTTATGGACAGCTCCAAACCCCGACCGAGATGGCTCTTTTGATAACGGTATTGTTGCGCATGAATATGGACATGGTGTATCCAACAGGTTAACCGGTGGCCCGTCACAAGCAGGCTGCCTTCAAAATGCCGAACAGGGTGGAGAAGGATGGAGTGATTGGTTGGCTTTAATAATGACCATTGAACCGGGTGATACTGTTGCAGGTGGAATGTTGACGCAAGCAAGAGGTATTGGAACTTATGCATTAAATCAGGCAACAACCGGACAAGGTATCAGACGGTTTCGTTATTCGGTTAATATGGCCATCAACCCGCAAACCTATGCAGACTTGGCTACCAGCGGTACAGGTCCGCATAACAAAGGCGAAATTTGGTGCGATGCCATTTGGGATATGACTTGTTTCCTGGTTAATGATTTAGGATTCAATTCCGATCCTTCTGTGGCAACTGCAGGAAATAATATTGCCATGCGTTTAGTATTAGAAGGTATGAAACTACAACCCTGCAGCCCCGGTTATCTTGATGCACGTGATGCTATATTGACTGCCGATGCCTTACTTTATGGCAATGCTCACCGCTGCCGCATTTGGGAAGCATTTGCACGCAGGGGTATGGGATTCAGTGCTATTCAGGGAAGCTCAAGCAGCTCTACAGATCAAACTGCAGCCTTTAATTTACCACCGTTCTGTTTAATTGCAACACAGCCACCGGTTGCCGCGTTTACTTCCAATCTAAGCACCATACCTTGTGCAGGTACTGTTCAATTTACCGATGCATCAACACAGGCATTTAATTGGGCATGGGATTTTGGCGATGGAGGAACCTCTATTCTTACTAACCCATCACATCAATACACATCGCCTGGTACCTACAATGTAAAACTTGTTGTTACCAATCCGCTGGGAAGTGACTCTGTTGTCCATCCAATAACTGTCTCACCTGCTTTTTCAGCAACTGTTACAGCATCTCCTAACCCGGTTGCTTGCGGTTCTCCAGTTCAATTAAATGCCGTTGGCTCAGGTAGTTCAAATTTTACTTACAATTTAGCAAGTATTCCATTTGCACCTGTTACTGGTACTCCAATTGCAGGACCTGCAGGCGATGATATTGTGAGTAGTTTTATCCCTATTGGATTTAATTTCCCATTTTATAACTCAGCTCAAACTCAGTTAAAAATTTCGACCAATGGGTTTATTTCTTTCAATTCCAACAGTGGTTCTGGTTGTTGTGCCGGAGGATTCCTTCCCAATAACAGTTCTACACTTAGCAACCTTATTGCCGTTTGTTGGACAGACTTGTTTGTAGGCGCTCCAAACTCCATTGATTATTTCAATCTTACTTCACCTAATCGCTTTGTAATAAGATGGAATGCAGTTGCGCATTGCTGTGCCACAACACCGGCTCAGGTTACTGTGCAAATTATTTTGTATGAAACCGGTGAAATTGAAATGCACAACACATCCATACTTACCAGTACAGATGTGATGACCATGGGTATTGAGAATGCAAATGGAACTGTTGCAACAGTTGTTCCAGGCAGAAATGCTTCAAACTTCGCAGCATCCAATGAAGCATGGAAATTTACACCTGCTATTAATTATACTTATAACTGGCAGCCAGGCAACCTTAATGGTGCATCTCAAACAGTTACCCCGGTTGCCAATACAACATATACTGTAAACGTTGCTGACGGCAGCGGGTGTGTACAGCCTTTCACAACACCATTAATCACAGTAACCCCTGTAACTGTTGCAATTGGAGGTAGTGTTACTTTCTGCTCAGGTGGCGCTACAACTTTAGATGCCGGCAGTTATGCAACTTATAACTGGTCAACCGGAGCCACTACACAAACTATAACTGTTAACACAGCAGGTACATATACCGTAAGTGTTACCAATGCAGGTGGATGTTCAGGCTCTGGTTCAATAACCACAAGTATAAGTACAAGCTTAACGCCTGTCATTTTAGGAGACTTATCTATTTGTTCGGGCAATACCAATGTTTTAGATGCCGGTGTTGGATATGCTACTTATAGCTGGTCAACAGGCGCAACAACGCAAACAATTCCGGTTAGCACTACCGGAACATTTACAGTAACGGTTAGTGATGGTGCCGGATGTTCTGGAACTGCATCGGCTACAACTACAATTGATGCGATACCTTCACCAATAATCAGCGGCAATCTCAGTTTTTGTCCGGGAACCTCAAGCGTGCTAAGTGTAGGATTGTTTGCAGGATATAACTGGTCAACAGGGGGAACGACACAAAGCATTTCAGTTAATACCGCAGGAACGTTCACAGTTACGGTTACCAATGTGGAAGGCTGTACATCTAGCGCCTCAGTTACAACATCAAACTATACACCTCCAACTCCGGTAATAACAGGTGCTACAGGATTCTGTACCGGTAGTTCAACTATTCTTGATGCAGGTGTTTATACTTCTTATGCATGGTCAACAGGAGCTACAACACAAACAATTACTGTAAATAGTGCTTTGATATTTACAGTAACGGTAACCGATGGCAATGGTTGCACAGCAAGCACTTCGGCAACAACTACATTATTTGCATTGCCTAATCCGGTTATAACAGGCGCTGCTACAATTTGCAATGGTTCTACCAATATTTTAGATGCCGGAACTTTTGCAAGTTACAATTGGTCAACAGGGTCCACTTTACAAACAACATCCATTACCCTACCAGGAACCTACACAGTTACAGTTACTGATGCTAACGGATGTACAAATTCGGCAACAAAAACGGTAGTTTCATTATTAGCGATAACTCCCGCTATTACGTTAAGTCCAAATACACCAGTTTGCCCTGGCAGCAGCGTAACACTTACTTTAGATAGCACCATTACATTTAGTCAAACAAATCCAATTACAATTCCAAACACATTGGTTAATGCAACACCTTATCCTGCACCACTTGTGGTTTCAGGGTTTCCTGTTTCAGGTGTTACGGTGAAATCGGTAAAGTTAAATGGTGTTTCACATACCTTTCCTGATGACTTAGACATTTTATTGCAATCTCCTACCGGTACCAATGTGATTTTAATGTCTGATGTTGGTGGCGGTACGGATATTGTAAGTCAGAATTTTACTTTCAAAGATGGGTTCCCTGCTTTGAGTAATAACGGTCCAATTACTGGTGGAACGTATGCTCCAACAAATGTTGGTTCACCAGACACCTGGTCGGCACCCGGTCCGGGTGCATTTACACAGGCAGCCCCTGCATTAAGCATGTTTAACGGGGATATGAATGGAACCTGGAATCTTTTGGTAGCTGATGGATTTGCGCAAGATGGTGGTACTATAAATTCATGGTCAATTACTTTTGAAAGCAGCAATACCAATATCACTTATGCATGGTCGCCTGCAACAGGGTTAAGTAATACTACCCAGTTAATTACAACAGCAACTCCTGCAACTACTACTACCTACACCGTAACAATCAATGATGGTATTAGTGGCTGCACAACATCGTTAAGTGCTACTGTAAATGTACACGTTGCACCAGCTCCATCTATTAGTGGTGCATTAACATTCTGTTCAGGTAGTTCAACAACATTGGATGCAGGCGTGTTTGCAAGTTACCTTTGGTCAACAAGTGAAACCACGCAAACCATTTCTGTAAATACAGCCGGAACATTTACCGTTACAGTTACTGATGGAAATGGTTGTGCAGGTTCTGCTTCTGTTACTACAACTGTAAATGCAAATCCAACACCATCGATAAGCGGGACAACAACATTCTGCGCAGGCAGCTCAACAACATTGGATGCCGGAGCAGGATATGCAGGTTACAGTTGGTCAACAGGTTCTACAATTCAAACTATAGCAGTTAACACAGCCGGAACGTTTACTGTG is part of the Bacteroidota bacterium genome and encodes:
- the trpS gene encoding tryptophan--tRNA ligase, producing the protein MEKVVSGIRSTGNLHLGNYFGAIKNFIKMQDSHECYFFVADYHSLTTHPHPEDLHKSVRTVLVEYLACGIDPEKCTLYVQSDLPQTTELYLLLNMNAYVGELERCTSFKEKIRKQPDNVNAGLLTYPTLMAADILLHRANYVPVGKDQEQHLEMTRTFGNRFNRMYEVDYFPEPVAYNFGTQLVKVPGLDGSGKMGKSEGEGNALYLRDTPEIILKKMKRAVTDSGPTEPNQEKPEPIRNIFALMELVSSADTIAFYNDAYNSCSIRYGDMKKQIAEDMTVFLAPIRERIADIESNHDYIRSVVKLGKEKAAASADETIRFVRDVIGFKVF
- a CDS encoding aldehyde dehydrogenase family protein, yielding MAKKNSAGIDLGFNSGWQYAPAPESPDHIRLQQRYQLFINGKFVAPAEGKYFDTINPATESKIASIALAGEKDVHAAVLAARAAHNKYWSKMPGAERGKYIYRIARMIQERARELSIIESMDGGKAIRESRDVDVPLAAAHFFYYAGWADKLNYAFPGKQPSALGVAGQIIPWNFPLLMAAWKIAPALACGNTVVLKPAETTSLTALKLAEIIQDCDLPPGVVNFVTGAGATGAALVNHPDINKIAFTGSTDVGKIIQRSLAGTGKKYTLELGGKAANIVFEDAAIDQAVEGIINGIFFNQGHVCCAGSRLLVQESIKDVLIKKLKRRLDTLIIGNPLDKNTDIGAINSKEQLNKIKSYVNIGINEGGTCYQPSCSIPGKGYFFRPTLFSDVAQSSRIVQDEIFGPVLAIQTFRTPEEAIDKANNTPYGLSGGVWTDKGAKIFKVTSKMRAGVIWANTYNKFDPTSPFGGYKESGVGREGGLHGLDAYLY
- a CDS encoding M36 family metallopeptidase, whose translation is MIKVFSFKCMLAFTMAMLFFLTISAQNKIAIVDAQLATDRGKNGWAKSDIENYIVSDDYTDSQTGLRYIYTQQSHKGIPLYNAISVFVAKNNTLLYSQPTIVGDLASKVNADLPAVTPEAAIGYALINIGSKNFATVKLINIDSLNNTYTYISPAISASPIKVKLVYRMMDSGVFLAWDVSIELINEPHYWDVRVDALTGDFLDKNDWTVSCNFDDPNHHQHNNTESICNDNINTLPAPLPLPAPPPPLGEYNVYPFPIEAPSFGGRTNLINPEDLTASPFGWHDDNGVTGNEYTITRGNNVHAYEDANNDNLPGYSPNSATLQFNYPVDLTQAPLVNQDASITNLFYLNNRIHDVLHYAGFTAPAGNFQQNNYGNGGLGNDYVQAEAFDGGGTNNANFGTPADGSRPRMQMYLWTAPNPDRDGSFDNGIVAHEYGHGVSNRLTGGPSQAGCLQNAEQGGEGWSDWLALIMTIEPGDTVAGGMLTQARGIGTYALNQATTGQGIRRFRYSVNMAINPQTYADLATSGTGPHNKGEIWCDAIWDMTCFLVNDLGFNSDPSVATAGNNIAMRLVLEGMKLQPCSPGYLDARDAILTADALLYGNAHRCRIWEAFARRGMGFSAIQGSSSSSTDQTAAFNLPPFCLIATQPPVAAFTSNLSTIPCAGTVQFTDASTQAFNWAWDFGDGGTSILTNPSHQYTSPGTYNVKLVVTNPLGSDSVVHPITVSPAFSATVTASPNPVACGSPVQLNAVGSGSSNFTYNLASIPFAPVTGTPIAGPAGDDIVSSFIPIGFNFPFYNSAQTQLKISTNGFISFNSNSGSGCCAGGFLPNNSSTLSNLIAVCWTDLFVGAPNSIDYFNLTSPNRFVIRWNAVAHCCATTPAQVTVQIILYETGEIEMHNTSILTSTDVMTMGIENANGTVATVVPGRNASNFAASNEAWKFTPAINYTYNWQPGNLNGASQTVTPVANTTYTVNVADGSGCVQPFTTPLITVTPVTVAIGGSVTFCSGGATTLDAGSYATYNWSTGATTQTITVNTAGTYTVSVTNAGGCSGSGSITTSISTSLTPVILGDLSICSGNTNVLDAGVGYATYSWSTGATTQTIPVSTTGTFTVTVSDGAGCSGTASATTTIDAIPSPIISGNLSFCPGTSSVLSVGLFAGYNWSTGGTTQSISVNTAGTFTVTVTNVEGCTSSASVTTSNYTPPTPVITGATGFCTGSSTILDAGVYTSYAWSTGATTQTITVNSALIFTVTVTDGNGCTASTSATTTLFALPNPVITGAATICNGSTNILDAGTFASYNWSTGSTLQTTSITLPGTYTVTVTDANGCTNSATKTVVSLLAITPAITLSPNTPVCPGSSVTLTLDSTITFSQTNPITIPNTLVNATPYPAPLVVSGFPVSGVTVKSVKLNGVSHTFPDDLDILLQSPTGTNVILMSDVGGGTDIVSQNFTFKDGFPALSNNGPITGGTYAPTNVGSPDTWSAPGPGAFTQAAPALSMFNGDMNGTWNLLVADGFAQDGGTINSWSITFESSNTNITYAWSPATGLSNTTQLITTATPATTTTYTVTINDGISGCTTSLSATVNVHVAPAPSISGALTFCSGSSTTLDAGVFASYLWSTSETTQTISVNTAGTFTVTVTDGNGCAGSASVTTTVNANPTPSISGTTTFCAGSSTTLDAGAGYAGYSWSTGSTIQTIAVNTAGTFTVTVTDGNGCTGSASATTTVNSNPTPAISGSLIFCAGGSTTLDAGSFSGYSWSSGETTQTISVNTAGTFTVTVTDGNGCTGSASATTTVNSNPTPVISGSLIFCAGSSTTLDAGSFSGYSWSTGASTQTISVNSAGTFTVTVTDLSTGCTASSSATVNSNTNNLTCAATDNISCTTPNGTVTATAAGVSFMWDNGNTNASQGGLVAGTYTVTVTDLTTGCTATCSATVNGITSNPTVTCAATDNTLCIGANGTVSAASSGVTYLWSNGSTSYHSRNRTVTDHNRR